The following are encoded together in the Salvia hispanica cultivar TCC Black 2014 chromosome 6, UniMelb_Shisp_WGS_1.0, whole genome shotgun sequence genome:
- the LOC125191728 gene encoding myosin-8-like, with protein MTVATNIAVGSHVWVEDLDEAWLDGVVVEVNGEEIKVNCTSGKTAVANAANVYPQDLEAAPEGVDDMTKLSYLHEPGVLYNLKCRYNINEIYTYTGNILIAVNPFQRLPHLYNDNMMEKYKGMAIGELSPHPYAIADNAYRQMIKEDLSQAILVSGESGAGKTESTKSLMTYLAYMGGSVGVEGKRTVEQQVLESSPVLEAFGNAKTVRNNNSSRFGKFVEIQFNNRGRISGAAIRTYLLERSRVCQVSDPERNYHCFYMLCAAPAKDVEKFKLGNPRDFRYLNQSNCYELDGVDDSKEYLTTRRAMDIVGISPEEQDGIFRVVAAILHMGNIEFGKGSDGDASHPKDDQSLFHLKTVAELLMCDEQCLEDSLCKRIMVTRDETITKSLSATDAAVSRDALAKIVYSRLFDWLVDKINHSIGQDSTSKLLIGLLDIYGFESFKTNSFEQFCINLTNEKLQQHFNQHVFKMEQEEYTKEEIDWSYIEFVDNQDILDLIERKPGGIIALLDEACILPRSTHETFAEKLYQTFKDHKRFTKPKLSRTGFTICHYAGDVTYQTELFLDKNKDYVILEHQNLLSASSCSFISSLFPPLPEDSSKSSKFSSIGSRFKQQLQSLLETLSATEPHYVRCIKPNNLLKPSIFENGNVLQQLRCGGVMEAIRISCAGYPTRKTFQEFINRFKILEPNASNGSCDEIAGCKMLLQKANLKGYQIGKTKVFLRAGQMAELDSVRNQVLGISASVVQNKFRSFFARKNFLVLRVAAIQIQALSRGQVVRCIYERKKRKAAATTIQKSGRMFLFRKTYTILLTSAIVIQAGLRAMVARNELIFRRRNTAAILIQRHCRGYLASHHFLRLRGASISMQCACRVIKARKELRLLKMAAKETGALQEAKEKLEKKVEELTLQLELEKRQRHDIEEAKNREIAKLLSALEEIRLQLQDTSNSEALKKVFEQVPTAVSEPVSPAVSEPVPPAVSEPVPPAVSEPVPPAVSQQVFSEISEQGPPTKEGLVIDTELVRKLTSENEKLKSLVSSLEKKVDEEGKKYEESNKLAMEAEIKIIKLKTDMQRLEEKISDMETADQVLRRQALMNNPSGKLSGHLPPTNNEGQNGQKELLSAGSSKRFGTESNIERQRELVDTLITCIKKDVGFSEGKPVAALTIYKCLLNWKSFEAERTNVFDMLIHIIGSALEDEANNDRMAYWLCNTSTLLFLLQRTLKSASSSQPPPPTSFFGRMAQTFRASPSFADISIGGVDGIKQVEAKYPGLLFKEQLTAYIEKIYSIIRDNAKKELSPVLSSCIEALKKSSTQSSGESATKNWQSVIDCLNRLLSTLKDNFVPPVLVQKIFEQLFSYINVQLFNSLLLQKECCTFNSGEYVKTGLTELQLWYGDTHEYAGSSFDELKYVQQAVRLLIMQQKSELTYDDLTTELCPILSSQQLYRICILFGDDNGSDNVPPEVISNLKILASEDSNDPDSSSYVLDDNSSIPLPVEDLSNSLHDGDFKGVKPPEELLENPSFEFLQGR; from the exons ACCTATACAGGTAACATATTGATAGCTGTGAATCCTTTTCAACGCTTACCCCATTTGTACAATGATAATATGATGGAGAAGTACAAAGGAATGGCGATTGGAGAGCTGAGCCCACACCCTTATGCTATTGCCGACAATGCTTACAg GCAAATGATTAAAGAGGATTTAAGTCAAGCAATCTTGGTTAGTGGGGAGAGTGGAGCTGGTAAAACTGAAAGCACTAAGAGTCTAATGACTTATCTTGCATACATGGGGGGCAGTGTAGGGGTTGAGGGGAAGCGGACTGTGGAGCAGCAAGTACTCGAG TCAAGTCCGGTTCTTGAAGCTTTTGGTAATGCAAAGACAGTGAGAAATAACAATTCAAG TCGCTTTGGAAAATTTGTGGAGATTCAGTTCAATAATAGGGGCAGAATATCTGGAGCTGCTATCAGAACTTATTTGCTGGAAAGATCACGAGTTTGCCAAGTTTCAGATCCTGAAAGAAACTATCACTGTTTCTATATGCTTTGTGCTGCACCAGCAAAG GATgttgaaaaattcaaactgGGGAATCCAAGGGATTTCCGTTATTTGAACCAGTCTAATTGCTATGAATTGGATGGTGTTGATGATTCCAAAGAGTATCTTACTACAAGGAGGGCAATGGATATAGTTGGAATCAGCCCTGAAGAGCAg GATGGGATTTTTCGAGTTGTGGCTGCAATTCTTCATATGGGAAATATTGAGTTTGGGAAGGGAAGTGATGGTGATGCTTCACATCCCAAGGATGATCAATCGCTATTCCATCTTAAAACAGTTGCAGAGCTTTTGAt GTGTGACGAACAATGTCTTGAAGACTCCTTGTGCAAACGTATTATGGTTACTCGTGATGAGACCATAACAAAAAGCCTCAGTGCGACTGATGCAGCAGTCAGTAGAGATGCCTTGGCTAAAATTGTCTATTCAAGACTATTTGACTG GTTAGTTGATAAGATCAACCATTCTATTGGACAAGATTCTACTTCTAAACTCTTGATTGGACTGCTTGATATTTATGGCTTTGAGAGTTTCAAGACAAACAG TTTTGAGCAATTTTGCATTAACCTGACTAATGAGAAACTGCAGCAACATTTCAATCAG CACGTCTTCAAGATGGAACAAGAAGAATATACAAAAGAAGAGATCGACTGGAGTTACATAGAGTTCGTCGATAACCAAGATATTCTTGATCTTATTGAAAGG AAACCAGGTGGCATCATTGCTCTCCTTGATGAGGCTTG tATTCTTCCAAGATCTACACATGAGACATTTGCGGAGAAGCTGTACCAGACATTCAAAGATCACAAGCGTTTCACCAAGCCAAAGCTGTCGCGCACTGGTTTCACCATATGCCATTATGCGGGTGAT GTCACTTACCAGACAGAACTTTTTCTGGATAAGAACAAAGATTACGTTATTCTTGAGCATCAGAATCTCCTTAGTGCTTCAAGTTGCTCCTTCATCTCCAGCCTCTTCCCACCTTTACCAGAAGATTCTTCTAAATCATCAAAGTTTTCATCAATTGGTTCTCGATTCAAG CAACAACTGCAATCTCTGCTTGAGACTCTTAGTGCGACTGAACCTCATTATGTTCGCTGTATAAAACCTAATAACCTTCTGAAGCCTTCAATCTTTGAGAATGGTAATGTTCTGCAGCAACTCCGTTGTGGG GGTGTTATGGAGGCAATCAGGATCAGTTGTGCTGGATATCCCACTCGAAAGACCTTTCAAGAATTTATAAATCGTTTCAAAATTCTCGAGCCTAATGCATCAAATGGAAG TTGTGATGAAATTGCTGGTTGTAAAATGCTTTTGCAGAAAGCTAACCTTAAAGGTTATCAG ATTGGCAAAACTAAAGTGTTTCTCAGAGCTGGTCAGATGGCAGAACTAGATTCTGTCCGTAATCAGGTTCTCGGGATATCTGCCAGTGTAGTCCAGAATAAATTCCGTTCATTCTTTGCGCGTAAAAATTTCCTTGTGTTACGCGTGGCAGCTATACAAATTCAAGCACTAAGCAGAG GGCAAGTTGTACGGTGCATTTATGAGCGTAAGAAGAGAAAGGCTGCTGCTACAACCATCCAGAAATCTGGAAGGATGTTTCTTTTTAGGAAAACTTACACAATTTTATTGACTTCTGCAATTGTTATTCAAGCTGGACTTAGAGCAATGGTTGCTCGCAATGAACTTATATTTAGAAGGAGAAACACAGCAGCTATTCTCATCCAG AGACATTGCCGAGGATACTTGGCCAGCCATCATTTCTTACGCTTGAGGGGGGCATCAATTTCTATGCAATGCGCTTGTAGAGTAATTAAAGCTCGCAAAGAACTACGGCTACTTAAAATG GCTGCAAAGGAAACTGGTGCACTCCAAGAAGCCAAAGAAAAGCTGGAAAAGAAAGTTGAAGAACTGACTTTGCAGCTGGAATTGGAGAAGCGCCAGCGA CATGATATAGAGGAAGCCAAGAATCGTGAAATTGCAAAATTACTATCTGCTTTGGAGGAAATAAGGCTGCAGTTGCAAGATACCAGCAATTCTGAAGCTCTAAAGAAGGTTTTCGAGCAAGTTCCTACAGCAGTATCTGAGCCAGTCTCTCCAGCAGTATCTGAGCCAGTCCCTCCAGCAGTATCTGAGCCAGTCCCTCCAGCAGTATCTGAGCCAGTCCCTCCAGCAGTATCCCAGCAAGTTTTCTCAGAAATATCCGAGCAAGGTCCTCCTACAAAAGAGGGCTTAGTAATAGATACTGAACTAGTCCGTAAATTAACATCTGAAAATGAAAAGCTGAAG AGTTTAGTGAGTTCTCTGGAAAAGAAAGTAGATGAAGAAGGGAAGAAATATGAGGAGTCGAACAAGCTAGCTATGGAGGCAGAGATAAAGATAATTAAGCTGAAGACAGATATGCAAAG GCTTGAAGAGAAAATCTCTGACATGGAGACAGCAGATCAAGTTCTCCGTCGACAGGCTTTAATGAATAATCCTTCAGGGAAACTATCTGGACATTTACCTCCAACTAATAAT GAGGGGCAGAATGGTCAGAAA GAACTTTTGAGCGCAGGATCCAGTAAAAGATTTGGTACTGAATCTAACATTGAAAGGCAACGA GAGTTAGTAGATACTCTTATTACGTGCATCAAAAAAGATGTTGGTTTCAGTGAAGGAAAACCAGTTGCTGCACTTACAATTTACAAATGCCTGTTAAACTGGAAATCTTTTGAAGCCGAAAGAACTAACGTTTTTGATATGCTTATTCATATCATTGGTTCAGCATTAGAG GATGAGGCAAACAATGATCGTATGGCTTACTGGCTTTGCAACACATCTACACTACTTTTTTTACTCCAACGAACCCTTAAATCTGCATCTTCATCTCAACCTCCTCCGCCCACCTCGTTTTTCGGAAGGATGGCTCAA ACTTTTCGGGCATCCCCATCCTTTGCCGACATTTCTATAGGCGGTGTTGATGGAATAAAACAGGTTGAAGCCAAGTATCCAGGTTTGCTTTTCAAGGAGCAGCTTACGGCTTATATTGAGAagatttatagtattattcgAGACAATGCAAAGAAGGAATTGTCACCTGTTCTTTCTTCATGTATTGAg GCACTCAAAAAGTCCTCAACTCAATCGTCTGGTGAAAGTGCTACTAAGAACTGGCAAAGCGTCATTGATTGCTTAAACAGGCTTCTAAGTACACTGAAAGATAATTTC GTTCCTCCAGTTCTTGTCCAGAAAATCTTCGAGCAGCTTTTCTCTTATATAAATGTTCAGCTCTTTAACAG CCTTCTTCTCCAAAAAGAGTGTTGCACGTTCAACAGTGGGGAATATGTAAAGACAGGGTTAACTGAATTACAACTTTGGTACGGGGACACACACGAG TATGCAGGCTCATCATTTGATGAACTAAAATATGTGCAGCAGGCTGTAAGGCTTTTG ATAATGCAACAAAAATCGGAACTAACCTATGATGATCTTACAACTGAACTTTGCCCT ATACTTAGCAGTCAGCAGCTTTATAGAATATGTATTCTTTTTGGGGATGATAATGGTTCAGATAATGTACCTCCAGAA GTGATTTCTAACCTGAAGATACTTGCATCGGAGGACTCTAATGATCCTGATAGCAGCTCATATGTGTTAGATGATAACTCCAG CATTCCTTTGCCAGTTGAAGACCTTAGCAACTCTCTTCATGATGGAGATTTCAAAGGTGTAAAACCTCCAGAAGAACTTCTTGAAAATCCTTCCTTCGAATTCTTACAAG GAAGGTGA